A window of Streptomyces profundus genomic DNA:
ATCGTGGCCTCGTCCGCCTTGGTGCGCAGCTGGTCGATCATCGGTGGGGAGAGCTCGATGCCGGTGACCGGCACCCCGCGTTCCACCAGGGGGACGGCGACCCGGCCGGTGCCGATGGCGAACTCAAGTGCCCCGCCGCCGTCGGCCAGTTCGGTGAGACGGTCCACGGTCGGTGCCAGTACCTCGGGGGCGAACATGCCGGTGCCGGGGGTGTCATAGCTCCGGGCGGCAGCGGTGTTCCAGATCTCGTCCTGTCGCATGCCGGCCACGATCCCCGAGCGCGGGCGGCGCCGTCGACGGGTTAATCCCCGCCATCGACGGGTTAGTCCCCGTCGTCGACGGGCTGGTCCCCGTCGTCGTCGCGTCGGGAGGGGTTCGGCGGTTCCGGGGCGAAGCGGCGGAGATCGGCCCAGCGGGGCGACCGCGCGCGTTCGGTGGCCTGTCGGATGGTGACATGGTTGGCGACGGCGGTGGCCAGCTGGCCGGTGCCCAGGTCCCGTGCCTTGAGGGACAGGATGCCGTTGGGGTCGAGGACGGCGGTCACCTCGATCTCGGGCGTTCCGGCCGGGGCGGGTGGCAGCGGCAGTTCGAGGATCGCGAGGGTCCGGTTGGCGTCGGCCTCCCTCCGCTCGCCCTCCACGAAGCGCAGCACCAGGGCCGGTTGGTCGTCGACGTGCGTGGAGAAGTACTCGCTCCGCGAGGTGGGAATGGTCGTGTTCCTCTCGATCAGCTTCACCATCGCGCCCCCGCGCACCTCGACGCCGATCGACAGGGAACAGACGTCCAGGAGGAGTACGTCCTTGACGGAACCGGAGAGCACGCCGGCATGGAGCGCGGCGCCCGTGACGACACCTTCGGGGATCAGGCCGCGATAGGGCTCCCGGTCGCCGGTCAGCCGGCGGACCAGCTCGCCCACGGCGGGCGTCCGGGCCGCGCCGCCGGTGAGGATCACCCGGTCGATGTCGGCGAGCGCGAGACCGGCGTCGGCGACGGCGTGCTCGACGGGCCGGCGGCAGCGTGCCAGCAGGTCCCGGGTGATCGTCTCGAACTCCTCGCGGGTCAGGGTCTCTTCGAGGTGCAGCGGTCCCCGGGGGCCGGCGGCGAGACAGGGCAGCCGGAGGGCCGTGGTGTGGGCCGCCGACAGTTCGATCTTCGCCGTCTCGGCCGCCTCCCGTAGCCGCCGCATCGCCGCGATGTCGTCGGCGAGATCGATGCCGTGCCTGGCCCGGACGCGCGCGACGAGGTGGTCGACGATCCGCTGGTCCCAGTCGTCGCCGCCGAGGTGGCTGTCGCCCGCCGTGGCCCTGACCTCCACCACGTTGTCGCCCACCTCAAGGAGGGAGACGTCGAGCGTGCCGCCGCCGAGGTCGAAGACCAGCACCGAGCTGTCCTCCCGGTCCAGGCCGTAGGTGATCGCGGCGGCCGTGGGCTCGTTGACCATCCGGACGACGCTGAGCCCGGCTTCCTCCCCGGCCCGGACCAGGGCGGCCCGCTGGTCCAGGCCGTAGGTGGCCGGCACCGTCAGCACCGCGCCGCCGACCGGCCCGCCGAGGTGGGCCTCGGCGTCCGCCCGCAGGCGGGCGAGGATGAGCCGGGCGACGTCCCCCGCCGTCAGCCGGACGCCGCCCCGGGTGATGCTCCAGTCCGTGCCCAGTCTCAGCTTCGCCGAGCGCACGGTGTGGTCGGGGTTGGTGAGGGCCTGCCGTTTGGCGGGGGTGCCGACGAGGAGGCTTCCGTCGGCGGCGATGGCCACCAGGCTGGGGGTGGTGAGCGCGCCCTCGGCGTTGGGGATCAGCCGGACGTCGTCGCCGTCGAAGACGCCGATCGCCGAGTTGGTGGTGCCGAAGTCGATGCCCACGATCCGCGCGCCGGGCGCGTCCGGTCGCCCGCCCGCCGGCTCGGCGGGGCCGGGGGCCGTCGGGATGGGCCCGAGGCCGCGCAGGTGCCACAACTTCCGTGCCCGCCGGGCGACTTCGGGGTCGTTGTCGCCGACGAGGTCGAGTAGCGCCGAGCGGGCGACTTCGCGGGTCGCCTCGCGCACGCTGCCGAGGAGCCGCTCGACGAGATGGAGGGAGCCGATGCGCTGCCAGGCTTGTGGGGCGCGCACGGCGGCCCGCGCCTCGGCCAGCAGGTCGATGTCCCCGTGGAGCGGGTTGCGGGCGAGATGGATGGTGCCCCGGGCGCTGTCCACGCTGAGCGTCGGCGTCTGGTCGGCGACCCGCCGCCGCACCTGCTCGTGCACGTAGTCGTAG
This region includes:
- a CDS encoding caspase, EACC1-associated type; the encoded protein is MAKRALIIANSRYDDDHFAALPAATADATALAEVLGAPDIGGFDVDTLTDVEQRPALRALESFLTRAHPDDLLLLHLSLHGWKDLRNQLSFVMRDTERELPGATAVAGQQVGDWMSASRSRRIVVLLDCCYSGAFRINGRRRGGGPPTVDVAAPLGGHGRVVLTASTALQYAYESEADVHYSRSPAEPSVFTSAVVRGLRDGAADLDGDGLVSVHELYDYVHEQVRRRVADQTPTLSVDSARGTIHLARNPLHGDIDLLAEARAAVRAPQAWQRIGSLHLVERLLGSVREATREVARSALLDLVGDNDPEVARRARKLWHLRGLGPIPTAPGPAEPAGGRPDAPGARIVGIDFGTTNSAIGVFDGDDVRLIPNAEGALTTPSLVAIAADGSLLVGTPAKRQALTNPDHTVRSAKLRLGTDWSITRGGVRLTAGDVARLILARLRADAEAHLGGPVGGAVLTVPATYGLDQRAALVRAGEEAGLSVVRMVNEPTAAAITYGLDREDSSVLVFDLGGGTLDVSLLEVGDNVVEVRATAGDSHLGGDDWDQRIVDHLVARVRARHGIDLADDIAAMRRLREAAETAKIELSAAHTTALRLPCLAAGPRGPLHLEETLTREEFETITRDLLARCRRPVEHAVADAGLALADIDRVILTGGAARTPAVGELVRRLTGDREPYRGLIPEGVVTGAALHAGVLSGSVKDVLLLDVCSLSIGVEVRGGAMVKLIERNTTIPTSRSEYFSTHVDDQPALVLRFVEGERREADANRTLAILELPLPPAPAGTPEIEVTAVLDPNGILSLKARDLGTGQLATAVANHVTIRQATERARSPRWADLRRFAPEPPNPSRRDDDGDQPVDDGD